A genomic stretch from Thermomonospora umbrina includes:
- a CDS encoding FAD binding domain-containing protein, whose translation MRPFEYRRAEDAGGAVTAVAERPGAMFLGAGTNLVDHLKLGIAHPDLLVDVSRLPYDTIEARPDGGLRIGSAVRNSDVAAHPLVRQRYPVLAAALLAGASGQLRNLATTGGNLLQRTRCPYFQDVTTPCNKRDPGTGCSALEGHNKDHAILGASEQCVAVHPSDMAVALAALDAEVRILGPAGERTLTVTELYRLPGDEPQRDTVLDHGDLITAVDLPPLPMAARSAYRKVRERASFAFALVSVAAAVEMGDDGSIVSARVAFGGVAHKPWRARRAEEALRGARPEDFRAAADAELAEARPLAHNAFKVPMARNTLVAVLHDLAREEERA comes from the coding sequence GTGAGGCCGTTCGAGTACCGGCGGGCCGAGGACGCGGGCGGCGCGGTCACGGCGGTGGCCGAGCGCCCCGGGGCGATGTTCCTGGGCGCGGGCACCAACCTGGTCGACCATCTCAAGCTCGGGATCGCCCACCCCGACCTGCTGGTGGACGTGTCCCGGCTGCCCTACGACACGATCGAGGCCCGTCCCGACGGCGGACTGCGGATCGGCTCGGCGGTGCGCAACAGCGACGTGGCCGCCCATCCGCTCGTCCGGCAGCGCTACCCGGTCCTGGCGGCGGCGCTGCTGGCGGGCGCGTCCGGCCAGCTCCGCAACCTCGCGACCACCGGGGGGAACCTCCTGCAGCGCACCCGCTGCCCCTACTTCCAGGACGTCACGACGCCCTGCAACAAGCGCGATCCCGGCACCGGATGCTCGGCGTTGGAGGGCCACAACAAGGACCACGCGATCCTCGGGGCCTCCGAGCAGTGCGTGGCCGTCCACCCGTCCGACATGGCGGTGGCGCTGGCCGCCCTGGACGCGGAGGTGAGGATCCTCGGTCCGGCCGGCGAGCGCACCCTTACCGTCACGGAGCTGTACCGGCTTCCCGGCGACGAGCCGCAGCGTGACACCGTGCTCGACCACGGCGACCTGATCACCGCCGTGGACCTGCCCCCGCTCCCGATGGCGGCCAGGTCCGCCTATCGCAAGGTCCGCGAACGCGCCTCGTTCGCGTTCGCCCTGGTCTCCGTCGCGGCGGCGGTGGAGATGGGGGACGACGGGTCGATCGTCTCGGCCCGCGTCGCGTTCGGCGGGGTCGCGCACAAGCCCTGGCGCGCCCGCCGGGCCGAGGAGGCGCTGCGCGGTGCCCGGCCGGAGGACTTCCGCGCCGCCGCCGACGCGGAGCTGGCCGAGGCCCGCCCGCTGGCGCACAACGCGTTCAAGGTCCCCATGGCCCGCAACACCCTCGTCGCCGTCCTGCACGACCTGGCACGCGAGGAGGAACGGGCATGA
- a CDS encoding 2Fe-2S iron-sulfur cluster-binding protein — protein sequence MESSITLHVDGQWRTLTVDTRTTLLDALRERLGLTSPKKGCDHGQCGSCTVLLDGRRATTCLALAVAHDGARITTADGLAEGAEPHPVQRAFLDRDAFQCGYCTPGQICSAVGMLEEAKAGWPSHATRDLAGPAPDLDDAEIRERMSGNLCRCGAYVNIVAAIRQVAR from the coding sequence ATGGAATCCTCGATCACGCTCCACGTGGACGGCCAGTGGCGGACGCTGACCGTGGACACCCGGACCACCCTGCTCGACGCGTTGCGGGAACGGCTGGGCCTGACCTCCCCGAAGAAGGGCTGCGACCACGGCCAGTGCGGCTCCTGCACCGTCCTGCTGGACGGACGACGGGCGACCACCTGCCTGGCGCTCGCCGTCGCCCACGACGGGGCGCGGATCACCACCGCCGACGGCCTGGCCGAGGGCGCGGAGCCCCATCCGGTCCAGCGGGCCTTCCTCGACCGGGACGCGTTCCAGTGCGGCTACTGCACCCCGGGGCAGATCTGCTCGGCCGTCGGCATGCTGGAGGAGGCCAAGGCCGGCTGGCCCAGCCACGCGACCCGCGACCTCGCCGGTCCCGCGCCCGACCTGGACGACGCCGAGATCCGTGAGCGGATGAGCGGCAACCTGTGCCGCTGCGGCGCGTACGTCAACATCGTCGCGGCGATCCGGCAGGTGGCGCGGTGA
- a CDS encoding xanthine dehydrogenase family protein molybdopterin-binding subunit, which yields MTETLRANEMGRPLERLDGHVKVTGEAVYAYEQPVTDPLYLHPVQSTIARGRITTFDASAAEAVEGVVAVLTHENAPRLAADDDKELWVLQDDRVHYRGQFIGVVVAESLEIARYAADLVRVEYDRWPHDVELRADRDDLYAPDVVNAGKETDTDSGDVDEALAHAPVVIDHTYTTPMEHNNPMEPHACIAIWDAENGGGLTLYDSTQGVYVVRRKLAPVLGLEPERIRVVSPHVGGGFGSKGTPHAHNVLACLAARVVGGRPVKLAVTRQQMFAVVGYRTPTIQRVRLGAGTDGRLVALAHDAIEQTSRINEFAEQSTTVSRMMYAAADRHTSHRLAALDVPPPFWMRAPGVFPGMYAAEVAMDELALACGLDPIELRVRNEPGTDPETGKPFSSRRLVECLREGARLFGWERRDPEPGTRLHDGWLEGTGVAAATYPRELMPGNHALIRYGSDGCYQVCIAAADIGTGTWTALTQIAADALEVPAKVIRLEIGDTDLPQATVAGGSSGLSSWGSAVVGAARAFRDRHGPRPEPGAEATGTVPDNPAAEKVALHSFGAQFAEVRVSADTGEVRVRRMLGVFSVGRVINARTARSQLIGGMTMGLSAALYEQSVVDPRFGHVIDHDLATYHIAANADVQDVDAVWLDEVDPFAGPMGARGIGEIGIVGAPAAIVNAVHHATGVRVRDLPVTPDKLVGRTGPDSRTAA from the coding sequence ATGACCGAGACCCTCCGGGCCAACGAGATGGGCCGTCCGCTGGAACGGCTGGACGGGCACGTCAAGGTCACCGGCGAGGCCGTCTACGCCTACGAGCAGCCCGTCACCGACCCGCTCTACCTGCATCCGGTGCAGTCCACCATCGCGCGCGGGCGCATCACCACGTTCGACGCCTCCGCCGCCGAGGCCGTGGAGGGCGTGGTCGCGGTGCTCACCCACGAGAACGCGCCGCGCCTCGCCGCCGACGACGACAAGGAGCTGTGGGTCCTCCAGGACGACCGGGTCCACTACCGGGGGCAGTTCATCGGCGTGGTCGTGGCCGAGTCCCTCGAGATCGCCCGATACGCCGCCGACCTCGTCCGCGTCGAGTACGACCGGTGGCCCCACGACGTCGAGCTGCGCGCCGACCGCGACGACCTGTACGCGCCGGACGTCGTCAACGCGGGCAAGGAGACCGACACCGACAGCGGGGATGTGGACGAGGCGCTGGCGCACGCGCCCGTCGTCATCGACCACACGTACACGACCCCGATGGAGCACAACAACCCGATGGAGCCGCACGCCTGCATCGCCATCTGGGACGCGGAGAACGGGGGAGGGCTGACCCTGTACGACTCGACCCAGGGCGTCTACGTGGTCCGGCGGAAGCTGGCACCGGTGCTGGGGCTCGAACCCGAGCGCATCCGCGTCGTCTCCCCGCACGTGGGAGGCGGCTTCGGCAGCAAGGGCACCCCCCACGCGCACAACGTCCTGGCGTGCCTGGCCGCTCGGGTGGTGGGCGGACGGCCGGTGAAGCTCGCCGTCACCCGCCAGCAGATGTTCGCCGTGGTCGGCTACCGCACGCCCACCATCCAACGGGTACGGCTCGGCGCCGGGACGGACGGGAGGCTGGTGGCCCTCGCCCACGACGCGATTGAGCAGACCTCGCGCATCAACGAGTTCGCCGAGCAGTCCACCACCGTGTCCCGGATGATGTACGCCGCCGCCGACCGGCATACCTCCCACCGGCTGGCCGCGCTGGACGTCCCGCCGCCATTCTGGATGCGGGCCCCGGGCGTGTTCCCCGGCATGTACGCCGCCGAGGTCGCGATGGACGAACTCGCCCTCGCCTGCGGCCTCGACCCGATCGAGCTGCGGGTCCGCAACGAGCCCGGCACCGACCCCGAGACGGGCAAGCCGTTCTCCAGTCGGCGTCTCGTCGAGTGCCTGCGCGAGGGGGCCCGGCTGTTCGGCTGGGAACGACGCGACCCGGAACCCGGAACCCGCCTCCACGACGGGTGGCTGGAGGGCACCGGGGTGGCCGCCGCGACCTATCCGCGCGAGCTGATGCCCGGCAACCACGCCCTCATCCGGTACGGCTCCGACGGCTGCTACCAGGTGTGCATCGCCGCCGCCGACATCGGCACCGGCACGTGGACGGCCCTCACCCAGATCGCCGCCGACGCGCTGGAGGTCCCGGCCAAGGTGATCCGGCTGGAGATCGGCGACACCGATCTCCCGCAGGCCACCGTCGCCGGGGGCTCCTCCGGCCTGTCCTCGTGGGGCTCTGCGGTCGTCGGCGCGGCCCGCGCCTTCCGCGACCGGCACGGCCCCCGTCCCGAGCCGGGCGCCGAGGCCACCGGCACCGTCCCGGACAACCCGGCGGCCGAGAAGGTCGCGCTGCACTCCTTCGGGGCCCAGTTCGCCGAGGTGCGGGTGAGCGCCGACACGGGAGAGGTCCGGGTCCGGCGGATGCTCGGCGTGTTCTCCGTGGGCCGCGTCATCAACGCGCGCACCGCCCGGTCCCAGCTCATCGGGGGCATGACCATGGGCCTGTCCGCCGCGCTGTACGAGCAGTCGGTGGTCGATCCCCGGTTCGGCCACGTGATCGACCACGACCTGGCCACGTACCACATCGCCGCCAACGCCGACGTGCAGGACGTCGACGCCGTCTGGCTGGACGAGGTGGACCCGTTCGCCGGTCCGATGGGCGCCCGGGGCATCGGCGAGATCGGCATCGTCGGCGCGCCCGCCGCCATCGTCAACGCCGTCCACCACGCCACCGGCGTCCGCGTGCGCGACCTGCCGGTCACCCCGGACAAGCTCGTCGGGCGGACCGGGCCGGACTCCCGCACCGCCGCCTAG